The following are encoded together in the Geothermobacter hydrogeniphilus genome:
- a CDS encoding addiction module protein, translating into MTIRTDKMTTAEKICAMEALWDDLCRTAGDHLSPDWHREVLAQRQASVVAEDARFEDWQQVKTELRNPRK; encoded by the coding sequence ATGACAATCCGCACTGACAAAATGACCACGGCTGAAAAGATCTGTGCCATGGAAGCGCTCTGGGATGACCTCTGTCGCACGGCGGGGGACCATCTTTCCCCGGACTGGCACCGGGAGGTTCTGGCGCAGCGGCAGGCTTCGGTGGTGGCGGAGGATGCCCGCTTTGAGGATTGGCAGCAGGTCAAGACAGAACTGCGGAATCCCCGGAAATGA